Below is a genomic region from Streptantibioticus cattleyicolor NRRL 8057 = DSM 46488.
AGGCGCAGCGCCTCGGTGATCACCCGGCCGGTGTGGGCCAGAGCGGGGACGTCGTCACCACGGGCGGCCCGGCCGGCGAGCACCGCGTCCACCTCCCGCTCCAGCCGGTCGAGCGCTTCGGGGTTCCGGTCGAGCAGGTAGAGCGCCCAGGACACGGCGGCGGTGACGCTGTCCGAGCCGGCGGTCAGCATGGTGAGGACCTGGTCGTGGATCTCGGTGTCCGTCAGGCCGGTTCCGCACCCGGTGCCGTTCTCGTCGTCCTGGGCGGTCATCAGGGCGGAGAGCAGGTCTCCGCGGTCGGTGCGGTCGCGGCGGCGCTCGGCGACCAGGTCGTCGATGCCGCGTCGCAGGTCGGCCACGGCGCGGTCGAACCGCCGGTTGACCGGGAGGGGCAGCCGTAGCAGTGGCGCGGGGACGAACATCCGGGCGGTGAGCTGCTGGAGCACCGTCTCCACCGAGGTCCGGAACCGGTCCACCACCGCATCGCCGGCCCGGGTGGCGAACAGGGTGCGCAGCACCGAGCGCAGAGCGGCCCCGAACAGGGACCGGTAGGCGTCGATCACCCCGCCGTCGTCCCAGCGCTCCGTCAGCGCGGCGGCCTCCTCCTCCATCACCGCCGCATAGCCCTTCAACCGCGCGGGCTGGAAGGACGGCTGGATGAGCCGGCGCTGCCGGCGGTGCTCGCCGTACGGGCAGGCCCCGACCCCGTTGCCGATCGTCGCGCGCACCCGGTCGAAGAACGGACCGCCCTTGTCGAAGAGCCGGTCGTCGGTGAGCACCCGCCACAACAGCTCGGGATCGCACGGCACTTGGGCCCGCACCGGGCCGAGGCGTACCTCGACCAGATCACCGTGACCGGACAGCGACTGCGCGAACCGCAGAGGACGGCGCATCAACGGCCACGCGTGGCCGACCATCGGGAACGCCCCAGGCACCACCGGCGTCGCGCAGGTCCTCGAGGCCATCGGATCCCCTCCGTTTCCCGCGGCACGCCCCCGTCCGCCGTCGTCCCCACGCGCGTTGACGTCCCGCTCACGGATCTCCTCGTACGAAGACCGTGAAAACAGTGCAACTCATCGCGTCAACCAACAAAAGGCGTGGTAGCCGTTTTTCACTCGAACGTGTTGGAGTCCGCCCGCGGCTCCGCATCGCGCGGACCAGGCTCCAGCGGCGCGCCGGTGCGTGGGAGCATGGGAGGGTGACTCCCACCTTCGACGACCGGAACCGCGTGGCGACCCCCGTCCTCGACATCGCGTACGAACAGGCGGGTGAGCGTACCCCGGGTGCGGGGGTGCCGGTGATCCTGCTGCACGGCTTCCCTTACGACGTCCGGGCGTTCGACGAGGTCGCGGCCCGGTTGGCGGCGCGCGGCAGGTTCGTCCTGGCGCCGTACCTGAGGGGCTTCGGGCCGACCGCGTTCCGGCACGCGGAGACGATGCGCAGCGGGCAGCAGGCCGCGCTCGGGCAGGATCTGCTGGACTTCATGGACGCGCTGGGCATCGAGCGGGCCGTGGTCGCCGGCTACGACTGGGGCGGGCGCGCGGCCTGCGTGGCGGCAGCCGCCTGGCCGGAGCGGATCCAGGGGCTGGTGACCGCGGGCGGCTACACCATCCAGGACATCGCCCGCGCGATGGAGCCCGCCGCGCCGGAGGCCGAGCACAACTACTGGTACCAGTACTACTTCCACTCGGAACGTGGCCGCAGGGGGCTGGAGCGGAACCGTGAGGAGCTGTGCGGGCTGCTGTGGCGCCTGTGGTCGCCGACCTGGCGGCAGGCCGGGGAGGCGTTCGCCGCGTCGGCGGCCAGCCTGCACAACCCGGACTTCGTCGACGTGGCGATCCACTCCTACCGGCACCGGTACGGCCTGGTGGCCGGAGACCCGCGCCACCAGGCGCTGGAGGACCTGCTCGCCGGACGGCCGCGGATCACGGTGCCCACGGTCGTGCTCGTCAGCGGCGCCAACGGTGTGATCGCGCCCGCCGACCAGCGGGGCACCGAGCACTTCACCGGCCCGTGCGACCTGAGGACTCTGCCCGGGATCGGCCACAACGTACCGCAGGAGGCACCGGAGGCATTCGCCGAGGCGATCCTGAGCCTGCCCTCCTGACGCGCCGGGCCGCCGCTCCGTCGTGGGCGTGTACCCGCTGCCACGGCGGTGCGGGCACCCGGTTCCGTCACCCCTGACGGTCCACCGACGCCGCAGCCGTCAACGGGGCGAAGACATGCCGCAGATCGAGCACGGCGTCGGCGCCCATCACCCACGCCAGCGGGGCGTAGCGCGTCGTGATCCCGGCCGGCGGCTGGAGCAGCGGGTCGCCGGCGGTGTCCTGGGGCCATTCGACGGTGCCGGTGAGGGTACGCGCCGGGACGAGCCAGTGGTCGCCGGTGCGGTAGGTGCCGCCGGGTTCGAACCACACCTGGACACCGTCCTCCAGGTCGGTCCAGGCGCCCTCGGTGATCGGCGGGGCGCCGTCCTCCGCCCCGGTCGCGGGGTGGTCCCAGCGGCGCAGGAACGGATGGCGGGCGGCGAGCCGTCCCACCCCGGGCGCCGGCTCGCCGGACAGCCGCACCCGGCGCCCGGGCAGGTCCACCTCCTCCACCCGCGACAGCGGGAACGCCTCCAAGCGGCTGACGGTGGCGGAGTCGGCCACCTCCACCAGGTCGCCGGGGTCGAGGGTGAGCCTGTCGTCGTCGCCGAGCGTGGCCAGGTCCACCCAGGTGCCCTCGACGGCGGTGACCGGGAAGACCACGCTGCCGTTCTCCCGCGACCACATGAAGGAGGCCCCCTCGGCCGCCGTGCCACCACGGTGGACCTCGATCCGGTGGAGCTGGTTCTCCGGCCCCCGGTAGGCGGCGTCCGGACGGGCCAGGCACGGCTCGTCGTCCGCGCCGTCCGGGCGGCGGGTGCGCACCGCCAGCCGGCCCCCCGCCCGCTGACGGGGCCGCGCCCAGGCGTCGAAGGCGGCCCGCACGGTCTCCGCGCCGCCGTCCGGCACCGGCAGCTCACCGGCGTCCAACGGCAGCACCTGCCACACCACCTTGCGCCACACCACCGTGTCCGGCAGCGCCGCGCCCAGCGCCACCTCCCGGATCGCCGGGTCCTCCACCGCGCTCACCGAGCGCTCCCACACCTTGAGGTGGGCCAGGAACGGGAACCGGTCGGGCAGCCGGTCACCGGCGCGTTCCGGATCGCGGTAGGCGTCCGGCTGGTCCCAGTACGTCCATCCGGCGGGCGGCGGCGGAACCGAGGGGTCCGGGGCGTCGGCGTCCCGCGCCGCCGCGTCGTCCGGGGGCACCGCGGTCCCGGGCGTCGGGCGGGTGGCGTCGCACAGGATGCCGTCCACGTAGTAACGGCCGCCGCCGATGGCCAGGTCGGCGAGGTCGTGGTGTCCGGCCCGGTAGCCGATGGCGAAGCCGGCCGCGCCGGCCGGTCCGCCGTGCCGCCCGATGAGGTCGGCGGCGAGGGTGCGGGCGCGGTGCAGTTCGATCGCCGCCCGCTCGTTGGCGTCGGCGTCCGGTAGTTCGCGTTCCAGCAGCAGCGCCAGGTCGGTCACGGTGGCTGGCGCGGTGCCGGTCCTGGACCGGCTGGGTGAGGTCTGGCAGCCCGCGGCGAACGGCTTGGAGACCGTACCCACCGGGTCCGGCCGCTGCGGGACGAGGAACTTCCCCCCGGGCCGAAGGCCGTGCCGCAGTTGCCCACCGTCTCCACGAAGTCCGGCCGGTCGGGGCGGGCCGACGCCCGGTGAACAGCTCCAAGGCGCTGCCCGGAGCGTGATCCTCGGCCGTGGCCGAGCGCGTCTCCTTCCCGCCGGCCGTACGCCGTCAGCCGCCTTCGGGCAGCGAGGAGTAGTCCACCGGCGTCGGTGCCGCGGCCTTCGGCTGGTAGGACGGCGGCCGGGCCGCCCCCAGGAACCAGCCCCAGCGGCGGCCGAGCCGCGCCTCCAGGTACCGGAAGACGGCGTAGTACACCGTCCCGAACCCGGTGGTCAGCGCGGAGGAGACGGTGGCGTCGTCGATGCGCACCCCGAGCCTGGCGGCCTGGACGGCCAGGAACGCCACGACGTACGGCACGCAGGTGCGCCACAGGGACAAGGCGAGTTGATACATGAGCCCTCCGTATCGCAACGGACCGGCGGCCGGTCAGCGCACGGTGAAGCCGTGCGCCCGGCCGAGCCGGGTGAGGGATTCGGTGCCGGGGATGCCGTCGGCCATCTGCCCGGAGTAGCCGTAGCGCCGCTGAAGCTCCGCATAGGCTGTGATCGTCCTGGTGCCGAACGAGCCGTCGGCCCACTCGCGGTCCAGCAACCCCTCGTCGACCAGGGCGAGTTCCACCGTGAAGACATCGTCCGGGTGGCTGGTGGCACCCTGCGGCGCCCCGGGGTCGTGGTGCGCGGCGGCCACCACGTCGGCGTGCGAGACGGACGCCAGCGGGATCGGCCCGCCGAAGAGTTGGCGCAGCGACGTCTCGCCCGGTATGCCGTCCGCGTCCGCCCCCCGGTACCCCAGACTGCGCTGGAAATCGGCGTAGTTGAGGGTGTCGGCCTGCGTCCAGTCGGGGCCCGGGCCCGCGCTGTAGTGGCTGCCGAAGCCGGCCGCGACCAGGGCCCGGCCGACCGCGGTGACGTGCGCCCCCCGTGCCCCGTCCCCGTACCGGAGCCCGCCGATCACCACGGAGCGGCCGGCCGGCGGTGTCGGACCGGAGGGCGGCGCCGGGGTGCCCGAACCGGCCGGACGCGGCGCCCCCGCCCGCACCCACGCGTAGAGCGTGTCACCCGGGCACTCGGTGGCGTAGCCGTCCCGGTGCCCCTTGATCTCGTCGCCGGCCGGGCCGTCCTGGCGGCAGAGTTCGATGGCGTCGCGCAACCCGTTGAGCTGGTCGTCGGTGGGACGGGTGTCGCCTTCGGAGCCGACCAGTCCGCACACCGCGTAGTGCGCCTCGTTGAGCGGCACGTCACCGTTGGCGCTGTTGCGGCGCTTCAGGCCGCGCCCCTCGAAGACGTATCCGTGCTCGCACACCACGAAGCTGTACCCGATGTCGGACCAGCCGTCCACGTCCATGTGCGAGTCCTGGATCCTGCGGACGTAGGCCGGGCACGTGTCGTGGGCACCGAAGGTGTACCGGGTGCCGAGGTAGTGGATCTTCACCCCGGCCCGCGGACCGGCGTAGGGGATCGACCCGTTGGGCTCCCGCCACGGCCGCGCCCCCCACTCCTGCCGGGTCACCAGGCGCAGCCCCGACCAGGGCTTGGGGGCGGGCGTCGGGGGCGGGGCGGGGGTCGGCGTGGGTGTGGTGCGGTGTCCGGCCCAGGCGCGCAGTTCGTCCAGGGTGCCGTGGTAGACGTCGGTGTCCAGCGGGGTGTCGGTGTACTGGTGGAACGTCCAGGTGGCACGGATGCGTGGTGCGCCGGCCGGTACGTAGTCGGCGATCCAGAGGAAGTCACCGGCGTTGTCGTCGGTGCGCAGCCAGTAGTCCCGGTTGGTGTAGAGCCCCACCCGGTTGTGCGGGTAGCGCTTCTTGACCGCCGTCAGCCACTGGTTCTTCACCGCGGTGGCATGGGTGTCGGAGACCCCCTGCCCGTACGGTTCGAAGTCGAGCACCAGCAGCTCACCGGCGGGCACCGTGCCGACCACCCGGCAGAAGTGGTCGATCTCGCCCTGCACCGGGTTCTCCGCGTGCAGGAAGTGGTAGTGCCCGGTCACCAGGCCGCGACGGCGGGCCTCCGCCAACTTGTTCCGGTACCCGGCCTGCTCGGTACGGGCGCCCTCGGTGGCCTTGATGAACACGAACTGCGCGTCGCCCGGTATCCCCGACTGGTAGTCGGACACGTCGTAGCCTTTTGCGTTCGCCATGGTGTCGCCTCCCCCTTGATCCCCCGTGGCGGGAGTGTCCCCGTGGTGATGGCACCGGTGACGGCCGGTCACGGGGTGGCGTGGATAGGAGATACCCATTCCACGCCGCCGTTACCGGAGGCGCCTGGTTGTTCGCAGTTCCCTCACACGCGGCGGATCGGCCCGATGCGAGGACGGCGACCGTGCGGCGTTGGCAAGATGTCCCCATGGCGGACACCGCGGCGATCTACGGGTTGGTCGGGGCGATAGGCGGGGCCCTGCTGGGGGCCGGAGCGGCTGTCGCCGTGCCTGTGCTTCAGAACAGAAGCGCGGCGCGCGCTCGCCGTTGGACGCTGGCGGAGGCCGAGATCACCCGACTGGTCAAGATCCGGAGCGGCGTCCGTGCGGTGCTCCAGCTCCAGGCTGAAGCCGTCGACGCGCTGGCGGCCGGACGGGAAGTGGCGGCCGACGGTTTCGCGGCCGCCATGTCCACTGCCTTCTCCGACCTGCGGAAGGCGGCGGACGACGCTCTCATCGACGGCCTCGTGATCCCGCAGTCCGGGGGCGGTGACCTCCCGGCCTACGGATGGAGTCCGCCGAGCGGCGGGGGTCGGATCGGCACGCGAGGACGGCTCCACCAGGAAACGATCACATCTCCGATCGTGGTGACCATGCAACGCCTCAACGACGACATCCGCTCCGCCTTGGACTCTGCTTCGGAAGGGGTCTCCGCCGCGACCGTCGACAGCCTGCGGGGCCAGGTCGAAGAAGTCGAGCGTCTCCGCGCCGAACTGATCTCGTTGCTCCTGGACCGCGTCGAGACGGCGCGAGGTCGCACCGGCGCACCCCGCGACACCGACACCGCCTGAGACCGCATCACCGCCCCCGGGCGGCGGCGAGACCGCCGCAGCTCGCAAGAGACCGACACCATCACCTCCTTCCCGTATGAACCGCCCGTGCCGCAAGCGCTTTCGCGTCACGCGCAATCCGTTCGCCGTCCGCGCACAACCGTTCCGCCGGTGCCGTGGCGGCGCCGAGACTCGTGCCCATGAAGCTTCTCGTGATCGGTGGATCGGTGTTCGTCGGGCGTGCCTTCGCGGTGGAAGGGGTGCGCCGCGGCTGGGAGGTGACCGTCTTCAACCGGGGCCGTTCCCAGGCCGACCCGCCCGGCGTCCGTGTCCTGCGCGGGGACCGCACGGACGCGGCCGACCTCGCCGCGATGGCCGCCGCCGGGCCCTACGACGCGGTGGTGGACGTGTGCGGGTACGTGCCGCGTGAGGTGGGGAAGTCGGCCGCCGCGTTGGCCGGGCACGCGGACGCCTACCTGTTCGTCTCCACCATCAACGTCTACCCCGGCTACCCCGCGCTGCCGACCGACGAGTCCTCCCCGCGCCAGGGCGGCACCGCCGACGCCGGGCCGGAGGACGGTGACTACGGCTGGCTCAAGGACGGTTGCGAGAAGGCGGTACGGCAGGCCTTCCCCGGACGGGTCGTGGTGCTCCAGCCGGGTCTGATCGTCGGGCCGCACGACCGCGCCCGGCGCACGGCGGCCTGGCTGCGCCGCGCCGCGCTCGGCGGCCCGATGGCCGTCCCCGGCACCCCGGACCGGCCGCTGCGGGTCATCGACGTGCGCGACCTCGCCGCCTTCGGCCTCGACCTGCTCGCCGGCGCGCCGAAGGACGAGGTCGAGGACTACATGGTGCCCGGCGCGCCGGACAACGGGAACTGGGGCGACTACCTGGACGCCTGCGTCGCCGCCACCGGGAACCGGGCCGAGCTGGTCTACGTCGACGACCGGCACTTCGTCGACCACGGGGTCGAACCGTGGACGGAACTCCCGCTCTGGCTGCCGCCGGCCCCGCAGACCGCCGCCGTCTGGACGGCCTCGTGCGCGAAGGCGCTCGCCGCCGGCCTGCGCTGCCGCCCGGTCACCGATTCGGTTCGCGACACAGCCGCCTGGCTGTTCGCGCCCGGCGGCGAACAGGAAGCCTTCGAAGACTACAAGCACTTCACCCAGTGGACGCCGTTCCTCTCACCCGACAAGGAGCGGGCGATCCTCGCCGCCCACGCGACCGAGCAGTCCCGCACCAGGTGAACGCCGGCGCGGTCGAGCTGGATCCGGCACGAGTGGTCCGGCTTCGGACGTCGGGTACGGGAGGGCGTCGCCCACCTCGCGCACGCCACCGTCGTCTGCACGTGAC
It encodes:
- a CDS encoding cytochrome P450, with the translated sequence MASRTCATPVVPGAFPMVGHAWPLMRRPLRFAQSLSGHGDLVEVRLGPVRAQVPCDPELLWRVLTDDRLFDKGGPFFDRVRATIGNGVGACPYGEHRRQRRLIQPSFQPARLKGYAAVMEEEAAALTERWDDGGVIDAYRSLFGAALRSVLRTLFATRAGDAVVDRFRTSVETVLQQLTARMFVPAPLLRLPLPVNRRFDRAVADLRRGIDDLVAERRRDRTDRGDLLSALMTAQDDENGTGCGTGLTDTEIHDQVLTMLTAGSDSVTAAVSWALYLLDRNPEALDRLEREVDAVLAGRAARGDDVPALAHTGRVITEALRLYPPGWLFTRVTTAETELGGHRLPPGTTVAFCAPAVHRGRQLYDDPEEFDPDRWLPERARTLPRGAFTAFGGGARKCAGEAYALTECTLLLATIVSRWRLRPAPGCDVRPVALSTALRPRRLLMETSARRGLPK
- a CDS encoding alpha/beta fold hydrolase, translated to MTPTFDDRNRVATPVLDIAYEQAGERTPGAGVPVILLHGFPYDVRAFDEVAARLAARGRFVLAPYLRGFGPTAFRHAETMRSGQQAALGQDLLDFMDALGIERAVVAGYDWGGRAACVAAAAWPERIQGLVTAGGYTIQDIARAMEPAAPEAEHNYWYQYYFHSERGRRGLERNREELCGLLWRLWSPTWRQAGEAFAASAASLHNPDFVDVAIHSYRHRYGLVAGDPRHQALEDLLAGRPRITVPTVVLVSGANGVIAPADQRGTEHFTGPCDLRTLPGIGHNVPQEAPEAFAEAILSLPS
- a CDS encoding DUF6519 domain-containing protein encodes the protein MTDLALLLERELPDADANERAAIELHRARTLAADLIGRHGGPAGAAGFAIGYRAGHHDLADLAIGGGRYYVDGILCDATRPTPGTAVPPDDAAARDADAPDPSVPPPPAGWTYWDQPDAYRDPERAGDRLPDRFPFLAHLKVWERSVSAVEDPAIREVALGAALPDTVVWRKVVWQVLPLDAGELPVPDGGAETVRAAFDAWARPRQRAGGRLAVRTRRPDGADDEPCLARPDAAYRGPENQLHRIEVHRGGTAAEGASFMWSRENGSVVFPVTAVEGTWVDLATLGDDDRLTLDPGDLVEVADSATVSRLEAFPLSRVEEVDLPGRRVRLSGEPAPGVGRLAARHPFLRRWDHPATGAEDGAPPITEGAWTDLEDGVQVWFEPGGTYRTGDHWLVPARTLTGTVEWPQDTAGDPLLQPPAGITTRYAPLAWVMGADAVLDLRHVFAPLTAAASVDRQG
- a CDS encoding peptidoglycan-binding protein yields the protein MANAKGYDVSDYQSGIPGDAQFVFIKATEGARTEQAGYRNKLAEARRRGLVTGHYHFLHAENPVQGEIDHFCRVVGTVPAGELLVLDFEPYGQGVSDTHATAVKNQWLTAVKKRYPHNRVGLYTNRDYWLRTDDNAGDFLWIADYVPAGAPRIRATWTFHQYTDTPLDTDVYHGTLDELRAWAGHRTTPTPTPAPPPTPAPKPWSGLRLVTRQEWGARPWREPNGSIPYAGPRAGVKIHYLGTRYTFGAHDTCPAYVRRIQDSHMDVDGWSDIGYSFVVCEHGYVFEGRGLKRRNSANGDVPLNEAHYAVCGLVGSEGDTRPTDDQLNGLRDAIELCRQDGPAGDEIKGHRDGYATECPGDTLYAWVRAGAPRPAGSGTPAPPSGPTPPAGRSVVIGGLRYGDGARGAHVTAVGRALVAAGFGSHYSAGPGPDWTQADTLNYADFQRSLGYRGADADGIPGETSLRQLFGGPIPLASVSHADVVAAAHHDPGAPQGATSHPDDVFTVELALVDEGLLDREWADGSFGTRTITAYAELQRRYGYSGQMADGIPGTESLTRLGRAHGFTVR
- a CDS encoding NAD-dependent epimerase/dehydratase family protein; the encoded protein is MKLLVIGGSVFVGRAFAVEGVRRGWEVTVFNRGRSQADPPGVRVLRGDRTDAADLAAMAAAGPYDAVVDVCGYVPREVGKSAAALAGHADAYLFVSTINVYPGYPALPTDESSPRQGGTADAGPEDGDYGWLKDGCEKAVRQAFPGRVVVLQPGLIVGPHDRARRTAAWLRRAALGGPMAVPGTPDRPLRVIDVRDLAAFGLDLLAGAPKDEVEDYMVPGAPDNGNWGDYLDACVAATGNRAELVYVDDRHFVDHGVEPWTELPLWLPPAPQTAAVWTASCAKALAAGLRCRPVTDSVRDTAAWLFAPGGEQEAFEDYKHFTQWTPFLSPDKERAILAAHATEQSRTR